A segment of the Leptotrichia massiliensis genome:
AAGACAAAGAATTACCATAAAAATAGTCCCAACTCCCGCTAGAAATTCAAAGGAAAATTCATTTTCAGGACGTTTTGGATTCACAACTGTAATAGCGTCTGGAACTTTATCCCCATGTAAATTATGGTGATCCGTAATAATTATCGGCAAATTTATAGAATTTGCAAACTCCACTTCAGGAAACGCTGTAATTCCACAATCCACAGTAATTACCAAATCTGCCCCAGATTCTTTTATTTTTTTCAATGCTTCATTATTCAATCCATACCCTTCATCCCGAATTGGAATATAATAATTCACATTTTCTGCCCCAAGCTCTTTTAACGCCATATACAAAATAGATGTCGAAGTAATTCCATCCACATCATAATCCCCATATATCCAAATATTCTTCTGTTCCTTTATCGCCTTTTCAATTTCCAAAACCGTCTTTTCCATATCCTGCAGTCCATAAGGATTCTGGATATTTTCAAGTTTTGGATTTAAAAATTCTCTTATTTCCTTCTCTGTAGTTATCCCACGTGAATAAAGTATTTTCAAAATATCATTATCAATTACTGAACTCAAATTTATATTTTCAAAATTCTGTTTTTCAGTCTTACTTTTTTTCAATTTTTTTGTTTTTTCATCATTTTTCTGCTTGTTGTCTCTTTCAATATATTCCCTCTCCTGTCGTGGATTAGGAATTATTTTTACAGCCCATTTCGTATTTCTCATATTTTATCTCCTCTTTTATATTTTCCCCTTTTATTTTTATACTTAATAATTTTACCACATTTTCTCATCAAAATAAATGCCAGCTATTCTAATTTTTTTCTAAAAAATAAGAAAAACCCCTAAAATAAAGGGGAATTTCTTTTTATAAAAAATAAATTTTATTTTAATTTAATTTTATTCTTCTGTTGAATAATCCATTGCTGCCATTCGTTTATAGTAGTTCCAGTTGTCTTTGGCATTTTTTAAGTTTGCTTCAAGCAATTCTTTGGCTTTTTCAGGAAATTCTGAGGCTAGGGTTGCATATCTTCGTTCTCCTAATAGGAAATCTTCATATTTATCCCAAGCGGGATTTCGTGTATCTAACTGCAGTGGATTTTTCCCTTTTTCAGCAAGTCTTGGATCATATCTGAAAATTGGCCAGTATCCTACTTCTGTTGCAAGTTTTTCTTCTGTCTGGAATTTACCCATTCCTGCCTTTATACCATGCTCAATACAAGGTGAATAGGCAATGATTATTGATGGTCCTGGATATTCTTCGGCTTCTCGTATTGCTTTTAATGTCTGATTTTGATTTGCTCCCATTGACACTTTCGCTACATAAATATTCCCATAAGTCATAAGTATTGCTGCCAAGTCCTTTTTCTTAGTTGGCTTTCCAGAAGCAGAAAATTTTGCCACTGCTCCTGCTTTTGAAGCTTTTGAAGCCTGTCCTCCTGTATTTGAGTAAACTTCAGTGTCAAGCACAAGCATATTTACATCGTCTCCAGAAGCCAAAACGTGATCAAGCCCACCAAACCCAATATCGTAAGCCCATCCATCTCCACCAAACATCCAGATGGATTTTTTGATTAAATACTGTTTCAATTCCAATATTTCATCTATATTGCTCTTTACTATTTCATTTGTATTTTCCAATTTTTCCTTTTCCATTAAAGCTACCAGTTCATCACGCATTTCTGCAGTTTTATCTCCACTATTAAAGTTTTCTGCAAATGAAGTAAACAAATCAGAAAGTTCTGTTGAAACATCGTCTTTTATTTCATTTATTCTTTTTAAAATTCTGTGCCGAATTGTGTTTACAGCCTGAAACATTCCGTATCCATATTCAGCATTGTCCTCAAACAGCGAAGAGGCCCATGCAGGTCCACAGCCGCTTTCTGCCGTTGTATAAGGCGTTGACGGTGCAGACGCTCCATAAATTGAAGAGCATCCTGTCGCATTTGCTACAATCATACGTTCTCCGAATAACTGTGTTACCAATTTAATATAAGGTGTTTCTCCACAGCCTGCACACGCTCCCGAAAATTCAAACAGCGGTTTTGCAAATTGTGAGCCTTTTACAGTATTTTTTCCTAAAATTTTGTCCTTGTATGAAACATTGTTAAATAAGTAATCTGTATATTCAACTTCATTTCTTTCAATTTGGGATTGAATTGGTTTCATAACAATGGCTTTTCCACGAGGAGCAGGACACACGTCTACACACGCACTGCATCCTGTACAGTCCAGCGGCGATACTTGAATTTTATAGTTCAAGTCGTTCATTCCACGTCCCAGTGCCTTTATTGTCGGCATTCCTTCTGGAGCTTTTGCCATTTCTTCCTCATCAATCAGGAAAGGACGAATTACAGCATGTGGACACACATAAGCACATTGGTTACACTGAATACACATATCAGGCTGCCATTCTGGCACTTCATCTGCTATTCCCCTTTTTTCATAATTTGCCGTTCCATGCTCAAATGTTCCGTCTTCACGTCCTAAAAATGCAGAAACTGGCAATTCTTCACCTTTCAGATTGTTAATCGGATCAGCCACCTTTTTTACAAATTCAGGTTTTGCATCGTCAATGATTTTTTCATCGACTTCAAGATCTGCCCATTCAGGCAATACTTCAACTTCATCCAGCCCATCAATCCCTCTGTCAATGGCATCCCAGTTTTTTTGAACAATATCCTGTCCTTTTCTTCCATAACTTTTTTCAGCATATTCCTTCATGTATTGCTTCGCCTCATCGTGAGGAATTACTTCCGAAAGATAGAAAAATGCCGACTGCATAATAGTATTCGTCCTATTTCCAAGCCCAATTTCCTTTGCGATTTCCGTTGCATTTATCAAGTAAAATTTAGCCTTTTTACGTGCAAGTTCCCTTTTTATCTCATTTGGAACATATTTTAACAGTTTTTCCTTATCCCAAATTGTATTTAATAAAAATATTCCACCTTCACGTAGCCCTGAAATCATGTCGTATTTTCCCAGATAGGCAGGTGCAGAGCAGGCAACAAAGCTGGGCTTTGTAACTAAGTAAGTAGAACGGATTGGATATTTACTAAATCGTAAGTGCGAACGTGTTACTCCACCAGATTTTTTTGAATCATAAGCAAAATAACCCTGTGCATATAAGTCTGTCTTATCTCCAATAATTTTTATCGAATTTTTATTTGCCCCAACTGTTCCATCTGAACCAAGACCATAAAATAGACAGCCTTTCACATCCTCATTTCCAGTAAACACTTCATCTTCCAGTGCTAGGGATGTAAATGTAACATCGTCAATAATTCCGATTGTAAAGTTGTTTTTAGGTTCCTTTTGTGCAAGATTCTTGAATACTGCCACAATTTGTTCAGGCGTTGTATCCTTTGATGAAAGTCCGTATCTTCCGCCAACAATTTCCGGTGCATTTTCACGTCCATAGTAAAGTGCCTTTACATCCATATACAATGGCTCTCCCAATGCTCCAGGCTCTTTTGTCCTGTCAAGCACAGCTATTTTTTTCACGCTTTTCGGCATCACATCAAAAAAATACTTGCTAGAAAATGGACGATATAAATGAACATTCAATGCTCCCACATTTTCGCCATTTTTATTAAGATAATCTACAACTTCCTTGATTGTTTCATTTACAGATCCCATTGCAATAATAACTCTTTCAGCATTTTCTGAACCGTAGTAAACAAAAGGTGCATAGTTCCGTCCTGTTTTTTCGCTAATTTTTTTCATATAGTCATTTACAATATCAGGCACAGCTTCATAAAATCTATTTTGAGCCTCCCTTGCCTGAAAATAAATATCATCATTTTGAGCTGTTCCTCTTGTTACAGGATTTTCTGGATTTAATGCTCTTTCTCTAAATTCCTGCACAGCTTTTTTATCAAGCAGACTCTCCAAAAATTCATAATCCATAACTTCTATCTTATTTATCTCATGCGAAGTCCTAAATCCATCAAAAAAGTGCATAAAAGGCACTCTCGACTTAATTGCCGCCAAATGTGCAATTCCAGCCAGATCCATAACTTCCTGAACCGAACTTGTCGCAAGCATAGCCCAGCCTGTCATTCTAGCCGCATAAATATCCTGATGATCTCCAAATATTGACAACGCCTGTGTAGAAATTGCCCTTGCCGCAACATGCATTACCCCTGGCAGCAATTCCCCAGATATTTTATACATATTAGGTATTTTTAATAACAATCCTTGAGAAGCAGTAAATGTCGTAGTCAAAGCCCCAGTCTGAAGCGATCCGTGTACAATCCCCGCAGCTCCAGCCTCTGATTGCATTTCCACAACCTTTACCGGCATTCCAAATAAATTTTCCTTTCCGTATGATGCCCATTGATCTACAAGCTCTGACATAGTTGACGACGGAGTAATTGGATAAATTCCAGCAACTTCCGTAAATGCGTATGCTATATGAGCTGCAGCTTGGTTACCATCCATTGTTTTCATATTTTTTGTCATTTTTCCCTCCAAATTAAAGAATTTTATAATTTCTTTACTTAACTTACATTTATAAAATTCTAGCTATATATAATTATATATTTTCTAGTCCAAATTTGCAATTACTTTTTAACTTTTCTTTCTATTCTTTTTTATTTTTATAAAATAAACCGTTGTTCCAAAATATTGTTTTTATATTTTTTGTAATTTTTTAAGTAAATTACAGAGTAACTAAACTAAAAAATGAAATGGGTTTAAAATTTGGAAAAAATTATGTATAATATTAAATAAAAAACACTAAAAAAATGAATTAAGGAGACTAAAAAATATGACTTTAGAAATTACTACACCTGCCGTTCTTTTTCCTACTGTATCTCTACTTTTACTTGCATATACTAACAGATTTTTGGCACTTACAGCGATTGTTAGACAGATGGATTCGAGCGGGGAAATAGAACATGAATTTTATCAGGTTAAAAACCTGAGGAAAAGATTGAAGTACATTAAAAGAATGCAATATTTTGGGGTTTTTAGTTTGTTAATGTGTGCGGTTTCGATGTTATTCCTGTTTTTTCAGATAGATTTTATTGGAAAAATCAGTTTTGCAATAAGTTTGGTATCGCTCATAATTTCGTTAATATTTTCATTGTTAGAAATTCAGATTTCACTCGAAGCTTTAAGAATTCATTTGAATTATAATGAAAATGATACTGAAATTGAGGAAAAAAATAAATAAAAACTAGAATCATTGTACATACATAAATTATTTGATGGAGAAAAAATGAAAAAATTTTTATTAAATTTAAAAAATAAAGATAAAATTGGAATTTACAGATTTGATACTGATGGATTTTCTGTTGGAAATATTCTAAAAATTTGGGACAATTACTTGCTTTTAAAGTCTTATGATACTCAAAATAATGAAGATGGAATGAAAATTTATCAAATTGATAAAATTCAAAGAATTATTTTGGATTCAGATTATATAAAAAATTTAGGAAACAACTTATTAGATAAAACGGAAAGCAGTTACGAATGGCTGTATACAAAAAACTTAAATTCCATTGATGATATTTTAGAAAATATTATAAAGACTAGAACTTTAGTTTTTTTACATTTAAAGGACGAAACAACAGAAATTTGCTATATTACCAAAAAAATTGGAGAAAACTATTTTTTGGAAATACTGGATTATAATCTAAATATAACTTCTACAGAAATTATTTCTAAAAATTATATCCGTTTAATAAAATTTTTTGACAGGAAAAAAATAAATAAAGATTTTGAGATTCATAAAATTAAATTATTTGTTGGAAAAACCTATATTGGAAATATTGTTATGGAAAATGAAAAGTTTTTAGTTTTAAAAGAAATTTTCGATTTTGCAACTGAAAAATTTGTAACAGTTATCCGAAAAGAATTTATTGAAGAAATATCTAAACCATTTACTGAAGTTAAATATATTGACAAAATAAACTTAAATAAATATTTTGAAAACATTAACAGTCTAGATTATCTTTCAATTTTAAAAATTTGTCAGGAAAATAATTTATTTGTTTTTATTGACAATGAAGATTTTGAAGATAGTAAAGTTGGGATAGTAACAAAATTGGAAAATAAAAGATTACAATTAAAAATATTGGATAAAAATTTTCAATTTATTGAAATTTTGAATATAAATTATTTAGATATTCATATTTTTTATATAACAAATTATTGCTATATATAAGGTTACATCTCATTAAAGTTAAAGTTTTTTGCAATATATTTTAACAAATAAAAAACTTTTTCATAACATTTGAATAAATCGGAAAAAATTGATATAATTAGAAAGTAAAGTAATTTTGTTAAACTCAAAAATTTGAGTTTTTTTAAACACTAGATTTTTTATAGCTTGAGTAAAATGAAAACAAATATTTTATTGTTAATAATTAAATTGAAGGAGGAATGATGATTTCGTTAATTTTGGCGGCAGGGAAAGGGACTCGTATGAAGTCCGATCAATCGAAGGTTTTACACAAGGTGAATGGTGTTCCTATGATTAGAAGAGTTGTCAATGTGCTGGAAAATATCGGGAATGAAAAAAATATTTTTATTCTAGGACACAAAAAGGAAGATGTTTTAGCTGAAATGGGAAATGTCGTTTATGTCACACAAAAAGAACAGCTTGGAACAGGACACGCTATTCTAATTGCAAAGGATAAAATCAAGGAATACGGTGAAAATGTTCTTATCACTTATGGAGATACACCGTTGTTAAAAGAAAAAACATTGGAAGAATTAAAAAGAGTGTTTAAAGAGAAAAATCTTGATTGTATCGTGCTTTCATGTAAAGTTAAAAATCCATTTGGATATGGACGGATTGTTAAGGAAAATGGTAAAATTTCAAACATTATTGAAGAAAAGGAAGCAAATGAAAATGAGAAAAAAATAGATGAAATTAATACAGGAGTCTATATTTTCAAAAATCAAAGTCTGCTTTATGCGATAGAAAAAATTGACAACAACAATTCAAAAGGTGAATATTATTTAACCGATGCTATAAAAATTTTATCGACAGAAGGCTATAAAGTTGACAGCTTTCAAATTGAAGATGAAGATGAAATCTTAGGAGTAAACTCAAAATCTCAGTTAGCACAGGCAAGTAAAATTTCAAGAAACAGAAAAAATACTGAACTTATGGATAACGGAGTAATTCTGATTGACCCAGATACAACTTATATTGAAGATAATGTTGAAATTGGACAAGATACTGTAATTTATCCAAATGTTACAATTCAAGGTAATACGACAATTGGAAAAAACTGCGAAATCTTGGGAAATACAAGAATTGAAAATTCTGTGATTGCTGATAACGTGAAAATAGAGGCTTCTGTTGTTGAGCAATCTACTCTTGAGGAAGGGGTAACTGTGGGACCTTTTGCACATTTACGTCCAAAGGCACATTTGAAAGAAACTGTACATGTTGGAAACTTTGTGGAAATAAAAAATGCTACGCTTCAAAAAGGTGTGAAAACAGGGCATTTGACTTATATTGGAGATGCTGAAGTTGGGGAAAATACGAATATCGGTGCAGGTACAATCACTTGCAATTATGACGGGAAAAATAAACATAAGACAAAAATTGGAAAAAATGCCTTTATTGGAAGCAATTCAATAATTGTAGCTCCAGTTGAAATAGGAAGCAAAGTTCTAACAGCGGCTGGATCGGTTATTACAAAAGATATTCCAGATGAAGCATTGGCATTTGGAAGAGCAAAACAGGTTAACAAAGAAAAAAAATAAACAAATATTTTAAAAAATAAAAATGTCAAAAAATCAAAAATTATAATGTATATTTTAATGTTAATTAATAATAAAAACATTTTAATAAAAATTCAAAATATAAAGAGAGAAAGGGAAATAAAATGATAACATTAACCAAAGAGGACAAAAGCAGAATAAAAATTTTTGCAGGATCATCTAGTGAAGTTCTAGCACAAAAAATTGTAAAATATTTGGATATGGATTTATCATCTGCTGAAATTGTAAGATTTGCCGATGGAGAAACTTTTGCAAAGTCAAATGAAAGTGTACGTGGGTGCAAGGTGTTTATCATCCAATCTACTTCAAAACCTGTAAATGAAAGTATTATGGAGCTTTTAGTTTTTATTGATGCGATTAAAAGGTCATCAGCCAGAGAAATTATTGCGATAATTCCTTATTACGGATATGCAAGGCAGGACAGAAAAGCAAGTCCACGTGAGCCAATCACATCAAAACTTGTTGCAAACCTACTTACTGTCGCAGGAGCTACAAGAGTAATCACAATGGATTTACATGCAAGACAAATTCAAGGATTTTTTGACATTCCAGTGGATCACATGGAAGCATTGCCAATTTTGGCTAAACACTTTATAAAATA
Coding sequences within it:
- the nifJ gene encoding pyruvate:ferredoxin (flavodoxin) oxidoreductase, whose product is MTKNMKTMDGNQAAAHIAYAFTEVAGIYPITPSSTMSELVDQWASYGKENLFGMPVKVVEMQSEAGAAGIVHGSLQTGALTTTFTASQGLLLKIPNMYKISGELLPGVMHVAARAISTQALSIFGDHQDIYAARMTGWAMLATSSVQEVMDLAGIAHLAAIKSRVPFMHFFDGFRTSHEINKIEVMDYEFLESLLDKKAVQEFRERALNPENPVTRGTAQNDDIYFQAREAQNRFYEAVPDIVNDYMKKISEKTGRNYAPFVYYGSENAERVIIAMGSVNETIKEVVDYLNKNGENVGALNVHLYRPFSSKYFFDVMPKSVKKIAVLDRTKEPGALGEPLYMDVKALYYGRENAPEIVGGRYGLSSKDTTPEQIVAVFKNLAQKEPKNNFTIGIIDDVTFTSLALEDEVFTGNEDVKGCLFYGLGSDGTVGANKNSIKIIGDKTDLYAQGYFAYDSKKSGGVTRSHLRFSKYPIRSTYLVTKPSFVACSAPAYLGKYDMISGLREGGIFLLNTIWDKEKLLKYVPNEIKRELARKKAKFYLINATEIAKEIGLGNRTNTIMQSAFFYLSEVIPHDEAKQYMKEYAEKSYGRKGQDIVQKNWDAIDRGIDGLDEVEVLPEWADLEVDEKIIDDAKPEFVKKVADPINNLKGEELPVSAFLGREDGTFEHGTANYEKRGIADEVPEWQPDMCIQCNQCAYVCPHAVIRPFLIDEEEMAKAPEGMPTIKALGRGMNDLNYKIQVSPLDCTGCSACVDVCPAPRGKAIVMKPIQSQIERNEVEYTDYLFNNVSYKDKILGKNTVKGSQFAKPLFEFSGACAGCGETPYIKLVTQLFGERMIVANATGCSSIYGASAPSTPYTTAESGCGPAWASSLFEDNAEYGYGMFQAVNTIRHRILKRINEIKDDVSTELSDLFTSFAENFNSGDKTAEMRDELVALMEKEKLENTNEIVKSNIDEILELKQYLIKKSIWMFGGDGWAYDIGFGGLDHVLASGDDVNMLVLDTEVYSNTGGQASKASKAGAVAKFSASGKPTKKKDLAAILMTYGNIYVAKVSMGANQNQTLKAIREAEEYPGPSIIIAYSPCIEHGIKAGMGKFQTEEKLATEVGYWPIFRYDPRLAEKGKNPLQLDTRNPAWDKYEDFLLGERRYATLASEFPEKAKELLEANLKNAKDNWNYYKRMAAMDYSTEE
- a CDS encoding DUF2721 domain-containing protein, with the protein product MTLEITTPAVLFPTVSLLLLAYTNRFLALTAIVRQMDSSGEIEHEFYQVKNLRKRLKYIKRMQYFGVFSLLMCAVSMLFLFFQIDFIGKISFAISLVSLIISLIFSLLEIQISLEALRIHLNYNENDTEIEEKNK
- the glmU gene encoding bifunctional UDP-N-acetylglucosamine diphosphorylase/glucosamine-1-phosphate N-acetyltransferase GlmU → MISLILAAGKGTRMKSDQSKVLHKVNGVPMIRRVVNVLENIGNEKNIFILGHKKEDVLAEMGNVVYVTQKEQLGTGHAILIAKDKIKEYGENVLITYGDTPLLKEKTLEELKRVFKEKNLDCIVLSCKVKNPFGYGRIVKENGKISNIIEEKEANENEKKIDEINTGVYIFKNQSLLYAIEKIDNNNSKGEYYLTDAIKILSTEGYKVDSFQIEDEDEILGVNSKSQLAQASKISRNRKNTELMDNGVILIDPDTTYIEDNVEIGQDTVIYPNVTIQGNTTIGKNCEILGNTRIENSVIADNVKIEASVVEQSTLEEGVTVGPFAHLRPKAHLKETVHVGNFVEIKNATLQKGVKTGHLTYIGDAEVGENTNIGAGTITCNYDGKNKHKTKIGKNAFIGSNSIIVAPVEIGSKVLTAAGSVITKDIPDEALAFGRAKQVNKEKK
- a CDS encoding ribose-phosphate diphosphokinase, with product MITLTKEDKSRIKIFAGSSSEVLAQKIVKYLDMDLSSAEIVRFADGETFAKSNESVRGCKVFIIQSTSKPVNESIMELLVFIDAIKRSSAREIIAIIPYYGYARQDRKASPREPITSKLVANLLTVAGATRVITMDLHARQIQGFFDIPVDHMEALPILAKHFIKYGFHPEDTVVVSPDVGGVKRARGLANWLHTPLAIIDKRRAKANVSEVMHIIGDIKGKKAILIDDMIDTAGTICNAAQALIDKGATEVYACATHAVFSDPAIERLKNSAFTEVVVTDTIQLPEDRKFDKLKILSTSKMFAEIIKRISKNSPISDLFEMPVDDDNDE